One genomic region from Podarcis raffonei isolate rPodRaf1 chromosome Z, rPodRaf1.pri, whole genome shotgun sequence encodes:
- the P2RY4 gene encoding P2Y purinoceptor 4 — MGSLMVPLPMAAFTTTPRAGNATGGNSTKEEKENCIFNEEFKFILLPVSYATVCVVGLILNSYSLWALISRMRPWNATTTYMFHLALSDTLYVLSLPTLVYYYANRNNWPFGEGMCKVVRFLFYANLYSSILFLTCISIHRYVAVCHPIQALRWVKTRHAHLICGGVWAVVATCLIPNLVFVTISARGNDTLCHDTTKPAEFGHYVRYSSSVMALLFGLPFLVVLICYCQMAQKLWRPHSGQEVPAYKARSVKMIVVVVVVFVICFLPFHITRTAYYTSRLLKADCRTLNAVNVAYKITRPLASANSCIDPILYFLAGNLYRGKLHQSLFKRPRTRHALTLTPISQLVGEI; from the coding sequence ATGGGCAGCCTGATGGTGCCACTTCCTATGGCGGCTTTCACCACCACACCCAGGGCTGGGAATGCCACTGGTGGTAATAGCActaaagaggagaaggagaactgcATCTTCAATGAGGAGTTCAAATTCATCCTCCTGCCTGTCTCCTATGCCACTGTCTGTGTGGTGGGCCTCATCCTCAACTCCTACTCCCTGTGGGCACTCATCTCCAGGATGCGGCCCTGGAATGCCACCACCACGTACATGTTCCACCTGGCCCTGTCGGACACCCTCTACGTCCTCTCTCTCCCCACGCTAGTCTACTACTATGCCAACCGCAACAACTGGCCCTTCGGGGAGGGGATGTGCAAGGTGGTGCGCTTCCTCTTCTATGCCAACCTCTACAGCAGCATCCTCTTCCTCACCTGCATCAGCATCCACCGCTACGTGGCAGTCTGCCATCCCATCCAGGCCCTCAGGTGGGTCAAAACGAGGCACGCCCACCTGATTTGTGGGGGAGTGTGGGCAGTGGTTGCCACCTGCCTCATCCCCAACCTGGTCTTCGTCACCATCAGTGCCCGGGGAAACGATACCCTCTGCCACGACACCACAAAGCCAGCCGAATTTGGCCACTACGTACGCTACAGCTCCTCAGTGATGGCCCTCCTCTTTGGCCTTCCATTCCTGGTTGTCCTCATCTGCTACTGCCAGATGGCCCAGAAGCTGTGGAGGCCTCACTCTGGCCAGGAGGTCCCCGCCTACAAGGCACGCTCTGTCAAAATGATTGTGGTGGTTGTGGTGGTCTTCGTCATCTGCTTCCTCCCTTTCCACATCACGCGGACCGCCTACTACACCTCTCGGCTGCTCAAGGCCGACTGTCGCACGCTCAACGCTGTGAATGTGGCCTACAAAATCACCAGGCCCTTGGCCAGTGCCAATAGCTGCATTGATCCTATCCTCTACTTCCTGGCTGGGAACCTCTATAGGGGAAAGCTGCACCAGAGCTTGTTCAAAAGGCCCAGAACCAGGCATGCACTGACTCTGACCCCCATTTCCCAGCTTGTGGGTGAAATCTGA